One Streptomyces sp. NBC_00554 DNA segment encodes these proteins:
- a CDS encoding purple acid phosphatase family protein encodes MDLPDFGIPPRLARRMSMAEQHEYLRTKLTRRRALVTAGALAGGGLLAGCASGTTSDSRSPSTTATGLVHGSAIKPFGRHLAFGADPKTQMRISWQVPLAVRKPYIRVGPSPWDLSRKIDADLRDLHTPGLTGVRLALDQYYLHAALDGLRPGTTYYYGVGHEGFDPAAREHRGTVGSFRTAPATSPGKFVFTAFGDQGVTPDALANDKLILGRSPAFHLHAGDICYADVNGQGQKSDSYDPGAWDLFLKQTESVAKSVPWMVTTGNHDMEAWYSPNGYGGQSARWTLPDNGFDARNAPGAYSFTYGNVGIVALDANDVSYEIPANKGYTDGRQTAWLDRRLGELRKSVDFVVVFFHHCTYSTSSHASDGGVRDAWLPLFTKHQVDLVINGHNHVYERTDAIKGGRVGRRVPVGASTDPTRDGTVYVTAGGAGKSLYSFPVGVEDSYEGKVADRESVDTFHWTKSKDQRPETVEWSRVRYTGYSFLSVEAEAGATPRLKVSALAQSGRRIDYFEVRRGV; translated from the coding sequence CTGGACCTTCCCGACTTCGGCATTCCGCCGCGGCTCGCGCGCCGCATGAGCATGGCGGAGCAGCACGAGTACCTGCGGACGAAGCTCACGCGGCGCCGCGCGCTGGTGACGGCGGGCGCGCTGGCGGGCGGCGGGCTGCTGGCCGGCTGCGCGTCGGGCACCACGTCGGACAGCAGGAGCCCCTCGACCACCGCCACCGGCCTTGTGCACGGTTCCGCCATCAAGCCCTTCGGCCGCCACCTCGCTTTCGGCGCGGACCCGAAGACCCAGATGCGGATTTCCTGGCAGGTGCCGCTCGCGGTCAGGAAGCCGTACATCCGCGTGGGACCGTCACCCTGGGACCTGAGCCGGAAGATCGACGCCGATCTCCGCGACCTGCACACACCGGGACTGACCGGGGTACGGCTCGCGCTCGACCAGTACTACCTGCACGCGGCGCTCGACGGGCTGCGCCCCGGCACGACGTACTACTACGGAGTGGGTCACGAGGGGTTCGACCCGGCGGCCAGGGAGCACCGCGGCACGGTCGGCTCGTTCCGCACGGCGCCCGCCACCAGCCCCGGGAAGTTCGTGTTCACGGCCTTCGGCGACCAGGGCGTCACCCCCGACGCGCTCGCCAACGACAAGCTGATCCTCGGCCGCAGCCCGGCCTTCCATCTGCACGCGGGCGACATCTGCTACGCGGACGTCAACGGCCAGGGCCAGAAGTCGGACTCCTACGACCCCGGCGCCTGGGACCTGTTCCTCAAGCAGACCGAGTCGGTGGCGAAGTCGGTGCCGTGGATGGTGACGACCGGCAACCACGACATGGAGGCCTGGTACTCGCCGAACGGATACGGCGGCCAGTCGGCGCGCTGGACGCTCCCCGACAACGGCTTCGACGCACGGAACGCGCCGGGCGCCTACTCCTTCACGTACGGCAATGTCGGCATCGTCGCGCTGGACGCGAACGACGTCTCGTACGAGATCCCCGCCAACAAGGGCTACACCGACGGCAGGCAGACGGCCTGGCTGGACAGGCGGCTCGGTGAACTGCGCAAGAGCGTCGACTTCGTCGTGGTCTTCTTCCACCACTGCACGTACTCGACGTCCTCGCACGCCTCGGACGGGGGTGTGCGGGACGCCTGGCTGCCGCTGTTCACCAAGCACCAGGTGGACCTGGTGATCAACGGGCACAACCACGTGTACGAGCGGACCGACGCCATCAAGGGCGGCAGGGTGGGCAGGCGGGTGCCGGTCGGCGCGTCGACCGATCCGACGCGGGACGGGACCGTGTACGTCACGGCGGGCGGGGCGGGCAAGAGCCTCTACAGCTTCCCCGTCGGGGTCGAGGACAGCTACGAGGGGAAGGTCGCCGACCGCGAGTCGGTGGACACCTTCCACTGGACGAAGTCCAAGGACCAGCGGCCCGAGACCGTGGAGTGGTCGCGCGTGCGGTACACCGGCTACTCCTTCCTCTCGGTGGAGGCGGAGGCGGGTGCGACGCCCCGGCTCAAGGTGTCGGCGCTGGCGCAGAGCGGCAGGCGCATCGACTACTTCGAGGTGCGGCGCGGGGTCTGA
- a CDS encoding LysR family transcriptional regulator, with protein MSSEDLAPQELRTLVAIAREGGFSAAAGTLGTTQSAVSHAVRGIERKVGVVLFERGRHGARPTAAGERAVAHARRVLRMLDALAAEARGAGAGPGGADTVAGPLRIAAFRSAALHLLPAALERLTARHPGIEPTVRVVREVGPGTAGEVAAGRADIGIATLGTGTPVPPELIGDVLIEEPYALVHPAGHPDPRSLPLVDWTENCSSYTRTWWAAQDWIPCATVHAEDDGAVLSMVSSGLGMAIMPALSLTSAPLTTEITDLGPERPTRSVGYVTTPELATTVAVRALIRELRGSRPRGA; from the coding sequence ATGAGCAGCGAAGACCTTGCCCCGCAGGAACTGCGGACCCTCGTGGCCATCGCCCGTGAGGGCGGCTTCTCGGCGGCCGCCGGCACGCTAGGCACGACGCAGTCCGCGGTCTCGCACGCGGTGCGCGGCATCGAACGCAAGGTGGGCGTCGTGCTCTTCGAACGCGGGCGGCACGGGGCGCGCCCCACCGCCGCGGGGGAGCGGGCCGTGGCGCACGCGCGGCGGGTACTGCGGATGCTGGACGCGCTGGCGGCGGAGGCGCGGGGCGCGGGCGCCGGGCCCGGTGGCGCCGACACCGTCGCCGGGCCGCTGCGCATCGCCGCCTTCCGCAGTGCGGCACTGCACCTGCTGCCGGCCGCCCTCGAGCGGCTGACGGCCCGGCATCCCGGGATCGAGCCGACCGTGCGGGTGGTACGGGAAGTGGGGCCGGGCACGGCGGGGGAGGTGGCCGCGGGTCGGGCGGACATCGGGATCGCCACGCTCGGCACGGGTACCCCCGTACCGCCGGAGCTGATCGGCGACGTACTCATCGAGGAGCCGTACGCCCTGGTGCACCCGGCCGGTCATCCGGACCCGCGCTCGCTCCCGCTGGTCGACTGGACCGAGAACTGCTCCTCCTACACCCGGACCTGGTGGGCCGCCCAGGACTGGATCCCGTGCGCGACGGTCCACGCCGAGGACGACGGAGCAGTGCTCTCGATGGTGAGCAGTGGTCTCGGAATGGCGATCATGCCCGCGCTCTCGCTCACGAGTGCACCGCTCACAACCGAGATCACCGATCTCGGTCCGGAGCGCCCGACGCGTTCGGTCGGGTACGTCACCACGCCGGAACTCGCCACGACGGTCGCCGTTCGCGCGCTGATCAGGGAGCTGCGGGGGTCCCGTCCTCGGGGGGCGTGA
- a CDS encoding NADP-dependent oxidoreductase translates to MNDIALTVQQTARPTGFPTPEHFRFAESPVPEPTPGTALVENLYWSVDPYHREMMDADFELNSPLEGRTLGRVIDSRDPALPEGEIVFHRRGWRTHSVVGPEETRRLPHFDGVPLSAHLSVLGGTGLTAYVGLTRIARLREGEDLFVSGAAGGVGTATARFARLLGAGRLVGSAGTAAKAAYLKEQVGYDEAFDYRSGPVADLLAKAAPDGIDVFVDNVGGDHLGAAIGALRERGRVVRVGTISQYNTPVAPPVPFNHADVVEKSLRIEGFLVRDYTDVQQELYEFAVPQLRSGRLTPDETVVDGFERIVDAFLSMLRGGNTGKMIVRAAA, encoded by the coding sequence ATGAACGACATCGCGCTCACCGTCCAGCAGACCGCCCGCCCGACCGGTTTCCCCACCCCGGAGCACTTCCGTTTCGCCGAGTCACCCGTCCCCGAGCCCACGCCCGGCACAGCCCTCGTCGAGAACCTGTACTGGTCCGTCGACCCCTACCACCGCGAGATGATGGACGCCGACTTCGAGCTCAACTCCCCGCTGGAGGGCCGCACTCTCGGCCGCGTGATCGACTCCCGGGACCCGGCGCTCCCCGAGGGCGAGATCGTCTTCCACCGGCGCGGCTGGCGCACCCACTCCGTGGTCGGCCCCGAAGAGACCAGACGCCTCCCGCACTTCGACGGGGTACCGCTCTCCGCGCACCTGAGCGTCCTCGGCGGCACGGGCCTGACCGCGTACGTCGGTCTCACCCGGATCGCCCGACTCCGGGAGGGCGAGGACCTGTTCGTCTCCGGGGCCGCGGGCGGGGTCGGCACGGCCACCGCACGGTTCGCGCGACTGCTGGGCGCCGGACGGCTCGTGGGCAGCGCGGGCACGGCGGCGAAGGCGGCGTATCTGAAGGAACAGGTCGGCTACGACGAGGCGTTCGACTACCGCTCGGGCCCCGTGGCCGACCTCCTGGCCAAGGCCGCCCCGGACGGCATCGACGTGTTCGTCGACAACGTCGGCGGCGACCACCTCGGCGCGGCGATCGGCGCGCTGCGCGAACGCGGCCGGGTGGTACGCGTCGGCACGATCAGCCAGTACAACACCCCGGTCGCGCCGCCCGTCCCCTTCAACCACGCCGACGTCGTCGAGAAGAGCCTGCGCATCGAAGGCTTCCTGGTGCGCGACTACACGGACGTACAGCAGGAGTTGTACGAGTTCGCCGTACCGCAGCTGCGCAGCGGCCGGCTCACGCCCGACGAGACCGTCGTCGACGGCTTCGAGCGGATCGTGGACGCGTTCCTGTCGATGCTGCGGGGCGGCAACACCGGGAAGATGATCGTGCGCGCTGCCGCATGA
- a CDS encoding GNAT family N-acetyltransferase, giving the protein MTTRLRTAHTADLTPAELGAVRALLDEAFEGNFSDEDWDHGLGGIHALVRDERGLAAHGSVIQRRVLHRGRSLRVGYVEAVGVRADVRRTGLGARVMAELERVVDGAYGLGALSASDEGVALYAARGWQRWPGRICALGPDGVVHLPDEEGSTFVRPVAAGLDPAHELVFDWRDGEVL; this is encoded by the coding sequence ATGACCACCCGACTGCGCACCGCCCACACGGCGGACCTCACCCCCGCCGAACTCGGTGCCGTACGCGCGCTCCTGGACGAGGCCTTCGAAGGGAACTTCAGTGACGAGGACTGGGATCACGGCCTCGGCGGCATCCACGCGCTCGTGCGGGACGAGCGGGGTCTCGCCGCGCACGGCTCCGTGATCCAGCGCCGGGTGCTGCACCGGGGGCGCTCGCTGCGGGTCGGGTACGTGGAGGCCGTGGGGGTACGGGCCGATGTTCGCCGTACGGGTCTCGGCGCCCGGGTGATGGCGGAGCTGGAGCGGGTGGTCGACGGGGCGTACGGGCTCGGTGCGCTGTCCGCGAGCGACGAGGGGGTGGCTCTGTACGCCGCTCGCGGCTGGCAGCGCTGGCCCGGTCGCATCTGCGCCCTCGGTCCTGACGGTGTCGTCCACCTGCCCGACGAGGAGGGCTCGACCTTCGTACGACCCGTCGCCGCCGGCCTCGATCCCGCGCACGAGCTGGTCTTCGACTGGCGGGACGGAGAAGTGCTCTGA
- the pruA gene encoding L-glutamate gamma-semialdehyde dehydrogenase, with translation MDAVTQVPTPVNEPVHGYAPGSPERARLEAKLKELAENPVDLPMTIGGEKRLGGGEAFQVVQPHNHKAVLGTGRNATQADAQDAVDAALAAAPAWRAMSFDDRAAIILRAAELLSGPWRETLAASTMLGQSKTAQQAEIDCPCELVDFWRFNVKYARDLLAEQPPANSPGVWNRLDHRPLEGFVYAITPFNFSAIAGNLPTAPALMGNVVVWKPSPTQTHSAVLLMQLLEEAGLPKGVINLVTGDGIAVSEVALNHRDLAGIHFTGSTKTFQHLWKTVGENIANYRTYPRLVGETGGKDFLVAHPSADRAVLKTALTRGAFEYQGQKCSATSRAYIPASIWNSGFKEEFAAEVDYLTMGDVTDLANFVGAVIDERAFAKNKAAIDRAKSDPSCTIVAGGSYDDSVGYFVRPTVVECSDPENEVFKTEYFGPFLGVYVYEDDKYEEMLTQMESASDYALTGAVVSNDRAAAAYTMEKLRYAAGNFYINDKSTGAVVGQQPFGGGRASGTNDKAGAPQNLQRWTLTRAIKETLVAPTDYTYPHMG, from the coding sequence ATGGACGCTGTAACCCAGGTCCCCACCCCCGTCAACGAGCCGGTGCACGGCTACGCCCCCGGTTCGCCCGAGCGTGCCCGTCTCGAGGCCAAGCTCAAGGAGCTGGCCGAGAACCCGGTCGACCTTCCGATGACCATCGGCGGCGAGAAGCGCCTGGGCGGCGGCGAGGCCTTCCAGGTCGTGCAGCCGCACAACCACAAGGCCGTGCTCGGCACCGGGCGCAACGCCACGCAGGCCGACGCGCAGGACGCGGTCGACGCGGCGCTCGCCGCCGCCCCGGCCTGGCGCGCGATGTCCTTCGACGACCGCGCCGCGATCATCCTGCGCGCCGCCGAGCTGCTGTCCGGCCCCTGGCGCGAGACCCTCGCCGCCTCCACCATGCTCGGCCAGTCCAAGACCGCCCAGCAGGCCGAGATCGACTGTCCCTGCGAGCTGGTCGACTTCTGGCGCTTCAACGTCAAGTACGCCCGTGACCTGCTCGCCGAGCAGCCCCCGGCGAACTCCCCGGGCGTCTGGAACCGCCTCGACCACCGCCCGCTCGAAGGCTTCGTCTACGCGATCACGCCGTTCAACTTCTCGGCGATCGCCGGCAACCTGCCCACCGCGCCCGCGCTGATGGGCAATGTCGTCGTCTGGAAGCCGTCGCCGACCCAGACCCACTCCGCCGTGCTGCTGATGCAGCTCCTGGAGGAGGCCGGTCTCCCCAAGGGCGTCATCAACCTCGTCACCGGTGACGGCATCGCGGTCTCTGAGGTCGCCCTCAACCACCGCGACCTCGCCGGCATCCACTTCACCGGCTCCACGAAGACCTTCCAGCACCTGTGGAAGACGGTGGGCGAGAACATCGCGAACTACCGCACCTACCCGCGTCTGGTCGGCGAGACGGGCGGCAAGGACTTCCTGGTCGCGCACCCGTCGGCGGACCGCGCGGTGCTCAAGACCGCGCTGACCCGCGGTGCCTTCGAGTACCAGGGCCAGAAGTGCTCCGCGACCTCCCGCGCCTACATCCCGGCCTCCATCTGGAACTCCGGCTTCAAGGAGGAGTTCGCGGCCGAGGTCGACTACCTGACCATGGGTGACGTCACCGACCTGGCGAACTTCGTCGGCGCGGTCATCGACGAGCGCGCCTTCGCCAAGAACAAGGCGGCCATCGACCGCGCCAAGTCGGACCCGTCCTGCACGATCGTCGCGGGCGGCTCCTACGACGACTCGGTCGGCTACTTCGTGCGCCCGACGGTCGTCGAGTGCTCGGACCCGGAGAACGAGGTCTTCAAGACCGAGTACTTCGGCCCGTTCCTGGGCGTGTACGTCTACGAGGACGACAAGTACGAGGAGATGCTGACCCAGATGGAGTCGGCCTCCGACTACGCGCTCACCGGCGCGGTCGTCTCCAACGACCGCGCGGCGGCGGCCTACACGATGGAGAAGCTCCGCTACGCGGCCGGCAACTTCTACATCAACGACAAGTCGACCGGCGCCGTCGTCGGCCAGCAGCCCTTCGGCGGCGGCCGCGCCTCCGGCACCAACGACAAGGCCGGCGCCCCGCAGAACCTCCAGCGCTGGACCCTGACCCGCGCCATCAAGGAGACGCTGGTCGCGCCGACCGACTACACGTACCCGCACATGGGCTGA
- a CDS encoding proline dehydrogenase family protein, whose product MLGPVILAASRSDRMRRFVSAAPGTKQVVARFIAGESVDQVIPVVQDAVAKGLEVTLDVVGEDITTREQAYAARDAYLELIEHLEALDLGTTAEMSIKLSMFGQALDGGHELALANVRPVVEAAAAIGTTVTLDAEDHTTLDSMFAIHEELRKDFPQTGCVIQAYLFRTEADARRLAASGSRVRLVKGAYKEPAEVAYQQKAEVDKAYVRVLRILMEGDGYPMIGSHDPRLISIAQELARKAGRKLDEYEFQMLYGIRGEEHLRLAAEGHRMRVYTAYGTDWYGYFMRRLAEKPANLLFFARSILTKG is encoded by the coding sequence GTGCTGGGTCCCGTGATTCTCGCCGCGTCGCGCAGCGACAGGATGCGCCGCTTTGTGTCGGCGGCGCCCGGCACCAAGCAGGTCGTCGCCCGCTTCATCGCAGGCGAGTCCGTCGACCAGGTCATCCCGGTCGTCCAGGACGCCGTGGCCAAGGGTCTCGAAGTCACCCTCGACGTCGTCGGCGAGGACATCACCACCCGCGAGCAGGCGTACGCCGCCCGGGACGCCTACCTGGAGCTCATCGAGCACCTCGAGGCGCTGGACCTCGGCACCACGGCCGAGATGTCCATCAAGCTGTCGATGTTCGGCCAGGCACTGGACGGCGGCCACGAGCTGGCCCTCGCCAATGTCCGCCCGGTCGTCGAGGCCGCCGCCGCCATCGGCACCACCGTCACGCTGGACGCCGAGGACCACACCACCCTCGACTCGATGTTCGCCATCCACGAGGAGCTCCGGAAGGACTTCCCGCAGACGGGCTGCGTCATCCAGGCCTACCTGTTCCGCACCGAGGCCGACGCCCGCCGCCTCGCCGCGAGCGGCAGCCGCGTACGACTCGTGAAGGGCGCGTACAAGGAGCCCGCCGAGGTCGCCTACCAGCAGAAGGCCGAGGTCGACAAGGCGTACGTCCGCGTCCTGCGCATCCTGATGGAGGGCGACGGGTACCCGATGATCGGGTCCCACGACCCGCGCCTCATCTCCATCGCCCAGGAGCTGGCCCGCAAGGCCGGGCGCAAGCTCGACGAGTACGAGTTCCAGATGCTGTACGGCATCCGCGGCGAGGAGCACCTGCGGCTCGCCGCCGAGGGCCACCGCATGCGCGTGTACACCGCGTACGGCACCGACTGGTACGGCTACTTCATGCGCCGCCTCGCGGAGAAGCCGGCCAACCTCCTCTTCTTCGCACGCTCGATCCTCACCAAGGGCTGA